ggggaaaatgcaggggggaaaaggggaaatatgagggggaaaaggggaaaaatgaggggggataaggggaaaaatgaggggggaaaaaggggaaaaatgcatggggaaaaaaatgaggggTGATAAGGGAAAAAGTTCAGGGAAATAACGTCAAAAATGCAGGGGAATATAAGGTAAAAAATGGTCAAAGTGCAGgggaaaataaagtaaaaaatccAGGAGTAATAAGGTGAAAAATCCAGGGGTAATAAGGTCAAAAGTCCAGGGGAAAATAAGGTcaaaaatccagggaaatatGGTCAAAGTTCAGGGGGAAATATGGTCAAAAATCCATGGAAACAATATCAAAAATCCAGGGGAGACAAGTTCAAAAATGCAGGGGAAATAAGGTCAAAAATCCACGGAAACAATATCAAAAATCCAGGAAGATAAGGCAAAAAATCCAGGGAAGATAAAGTCAAGAATGCAGGGGAAACAAGGTCAAAGAGACAGAGAAATAAGGTGAAAAATCCAGGGGATAGAAGGTCAAAAATCCAAGGAAATGAAGGTCAAATGAATCCATTGGAATCATCTTGAGGATTCCCAGTTTCAGGGTTCAGGCTGGTGATTAGGCTCAAAAATAAACCAAGTTGATGATCAGAAATCAATACGTTTATGcataaatgggtttttttccctgagacattTCAGATATTCAGCATCGACGGAGGTGCTGGGGCGCTGCCCCCAGTTCCTGTGCTCCTAAAGccccaagggcagggcagggatgtgggcagggacgggagggagcaggagctgggactcACCAGAGCTCGGGGTTGTCTGCACTGTTGTCAATGCTGAACTGCTCAATCTCCGGCCCTACCTGAGCCACAAACCTGGCCAGCTTCTCTGCAGTCTCCATGGTTTTGGCATCCACTGCAAGGAGCAAAGTGCTCTGGTGAAACGGGGCAGCAAAGCTGAGGGCTTCAAAATTCAGGGTCAcggaaatggggtttggggcttCCAGCAGGAATTTGTGTGTGGGTTGCAGCTTGGGTTATTTCCTGGACACGGTTTGAAATTCCCAATCTCACCCCGGTCTGTTTTCCCTGCTGTAATTCAAAATTCCCAACGTAGCCCTGTTGGTTTTCCTGCTATAATGTAACATCCCAGCTCTAACCCTGCGTCAGTTTTTTCCCTGCTATAATTTAAATTCTCCATCTAACCCCATGTTAGTTTTCCCTGGACACAATTTaatattcccaaaattttttgttttgtttttcttttgtttttgttttcccctgctATAATTAAAAATTCCCAATCCAACCCCACATTAGTTACTTCTTTCCCTGCTACAATTTCAATTCCCAATCTAACCCCTGCTTGTTTTCCTGTACAGAATTTaatattcccaaaattcctgtttgttttccccTGCTATAACTGAAATTCCCAATCCAACCCCTGTTTGCTTTTCCTGGATATAATTTAACATTCCCAATCCAACCCCATGTCAGTTAATTTTTTCCCTGCCATaattaaaaccccaaacccagccccaagGCCGCACTCACCATCAGCAAACTGTGATCCCAGCGCTGGGAGGAGCTCAGGATCTGCTGCCAAACCCTCAGGATCTGCTCTTCCCTCTGCTGCCACGGgcacctggcagctgctgctggcaccttgtggggcacaggtggcaccggggccaggctgggccaggccaAGCTCTGCACCTGGAATGTTTTGGTGTGGGTGTTCCAGCCCCGTGCCAGCTGCGAGGTTCTGCTCTGGCTGTTTCattcctgtgccagctgcaagGTTTTGGcgtggctgctccagccctgtgccaggtggCACATTTTGGTCAGGGTGTTTCGTTCCTGTGCCAGCTGACAGATTCTGGtttggctgctccagccctgtgccaggtgaCAGATTTTGCTCTGGCTGTTTcactcctgtgccagctgcaagGTTTTGGTCTGGctgttccagccctgtgccagctggaaCATTTCTGTCTGGctgttccagccctgtgccagctggaaCATTTTGCTCTGGCTGTTTCACTCCTGTGCCAGCTGACAGATTTTGGTTTGGGTGTTTCACTCCTGTGCCCACTGGAACATTTTTGTCTGGGTGTTTCattcctctgccagctggaacATTTCTGTCTGAACATTTCACTCCCGTGCCAGCTGACAGATGTTGCTCAGGGTGTTTCACTCCCGTGCCCGCCGACAGCAGGGTCTGGGTGCCAGTGCTCgccctcctcaccctcctggCACGGGCAGGGACAAGCCCAGgtggttttttcctcttgaaaagTCTCCTTTTGATGCTGGCCACCCTCCTGGCATAGAGCATGGCCCTCAGGGCCTCGggggctgctgcctcccctgccaggctgctcctctgcaccTCCGACAGCCTCAGCCGGTAGTACTTGTACTCCAGGCTGTCCTCCTCGGACAGGAACCtgagaaacacacaaaaaatggaGAAATCAGCTCAAAATATCCATATTTTACTGTGGTACTTGTACTCCAGGCTGTCCTCCTAGGACAGGAACCtgagaaacacacaaaaaatggaGAAATCAGCTCAAAATATCCATATTTTACTGTGGTACTTGTACTCCAGGCTGTCCTCCTCGGACAGGAACCtgagaaacacacaaaaaatggaGAAATCAGCTCAAAATATCCATATTTTACTGTAGTACTTGTACTCCAGGCTGCCCTCCTCGGACAGGAACCtgagaaacacacaaaaaatggagaaatcagctcaaaatctccattttttaCTGTGGTATTTGTACTCCAGGCTCTCCTCCTCGGACAGGAACctaagaaacagaaaacaaaggagaaaccTGATTAAAATCTCAATATTTACAGTCTCAACCTGTAGTATTTGTACTCCAGGCTCTCCTCATCGCACAGGAAcctcagaaacacaaaaaaaatgagGGATCTGTtgaaaatctcaattttttacTGTGATATTTGTACTCCTCATCACCCAGGAACCTGAGAAACTTAGAAATAGGAAAATTCAGCTCAAAATCTCCATTTTTGAAGCAAAACCCCCTCAGCATTCCAGTTCATTTGTTTGTTCCAGGTGTTCAGCATGAGGCTGAGCAGGTTTTTCTGGGATCAAGGGAATAAATAATCGACAGGAGTTCATCAGCTCACACACCTGGAGGAGCCTCAGCTCCCCCTTTTCCAAATTCCAGTTTTCCCTGCAATTCTAAACCCTGGCACCTCGCTGGGTGTCTCCATCATTTGCTCCTAAAAGCAAAGGAATTTGCTCCTAAAATGCAAATTCCTTTGAACACCTTGAATTTGGATCACAAAGAGCCATTATTGACACATCAAAAGCAACAACACAAACACCaggagcatttccagggatAATTAATAGCAGGAAAACATTtcccccctaaaaaaaaaaaaaaaaaaaaaaaaaaaattaaaaacccctaaaaaatttaaaaagcctaAAAAAATATACAACAGGCTTTGATCATTCCCACGGAGTGAAGGGCTGAAGTTTTAATGAATTTAACCCGAATTTGCCAGCCGGGTCCCACACACCCACCAGTATTCAGGAGAGTTTTTCTGGGCATTCCTGTCCTTGGCAGACAAAGTTCCTGCCACGATGCTGCTCACCAGCTGCTCAATGGTATCCAGAACCCTCCTGTCAGCTCgctggggggctgtggggagaaaGAAATCCCATCAAAAACCCcccacataaataaatatacaataaatatatctataaatcgcaaaaaaaaaaaaaaaaaaaaaaaaaaaaaaaaaaaagcagcaaaactttattatttattaaaaacaccctggtttaaaaaacacgTCCACAGCCATGCCAGGCGAGTGGAATCATCCTTAAAAAGGCAATTTCTTACTGCAGCAAAAGGAGTTTTGGTGGAAAATCAGTTTATTggaatgctgctctgagggctgggtGAGAAATTTTCAACCATTTGGTGCCAGTGCTGCAAAACCTCCCTGAGAAGGGATCTGAGGCTCAAGGAAAAAACAggtttttagggaaaaaataggtttttagggaaaaaaggaCGAATTAGGAATGTTTTAGGCAGGAGGAAACACTGGCCCAGCTCAGCGATGGGATTTGAACACCTCCAAGGGAATGCACGTGGATCTGATTAAAGTGGTGATGGTGACATCCCCAGATTTGCATACATGCAAATATTTACTCTGCAATTAAGGCAGTTAGAGGTTGGTCCTGGTTTCCCTGCCTTGAGGTGGTGAAATTGGGGTGAAAATCTTGGATTtaagagagaaggagaagaaaggacaCAATTTCACCACAAAAACTCCCACAGACTCCCTGACTGGGATTCACCTGGAATTCCAGCCCTGAGTGGGGACTCCCCTGGGATTCCCGAGTCAGGAATTCCCTCCCTGACTGGAATTCACCTGGAATTCACCTGTTATTCCCTCCCTGAGTGGGATTCACCTGGAATTCACCTGTTATTCCCTCCCTGAGTGGGATTCACCTGGAATTCACCTGTTATTCCCTCCCTGAGTGGGATTCCCGAGTCAGGAGTTccctccctgagcacagcacaggaacgaagcccctgctgcagggcagctccctgcccGTTACCTCTGGCCTCGGGGGAGGCTGCTCGGAGCTGCTCCCCggctcctgcccctgcctgtcTCATCTGGATGGGGCAGCCGCTCTTGTCCAGCCAGGCCTTCAGGTGCTCGATGTACTCCCTGCCAAAGAGCGTGGAGTCGTCGAAGTTGGGGAAGGCCGTGGGCGCCGGGGccatctcctgcagccccacggCCTCCAGGATCTTCTCCTGCCTGAAGCCGGAGGCCAGGGCGAAGGTCtggcccagcagggccagggatttcctgcacagggacacGGTGGTCTCGAAGGCGCCGGCCATCTCCCGGGGGCTGCCGAAGCCGTTGGTTTTGAGGCTCAGCTCGTAGGCGTTGCAGGCCATCAGCAGAGGGGTCACCCCCTTGAGGAGGCGGTCCTGCAGCCTCATGATGTACTTGTCGAAGGGCTTGATGATCTCAAAGAAGCAGTTCTTGGTTTTCACGGCGCCCTTGTCCAGCAGCATGTTCAGGAACTCGTTGTCCACCTTGGGCGTTTTCAGGGCGGCGTGCTGCAGGCTCTTGATGGTGAAGAAGCAGTAATCCCTGTGCTCGGGCCTCAGGGAGCACTTGAAGGAGGCCAGCATCTTGGCACAGGTCTCGGTCTCCAGCTCGAAGAGGGCCCCGAAGAGCCGCGAGAACTCGGCGTCGCTGCGGACGGCGTGGAACCCGGCCCACCTGATGATCTCCATGCCGAAGGTGGAGAAGATGTCCGATTTGTCCACCGGGTCGAGGCTGAGGCTCCTGAAGACGTGGGCGGGCTTTGGCAGCCTCAGGACGGCTCTCTGGGGCGCCACGGGGTGCGGGGGCAGcttggggtgctgctggaggggccCCGGCCTCTGCTCACCCActtccagaggctgctccaGAGCTTTGGGATCCAGGCCCGGCTGCGCCTTCTTCACGCTCCACTTCTTGAGGGGGCTTTTGAGGTCTCCTTTGAACACCTTGGCCTTCAGCACGCCCCTGCTGAGGCGCTTCCCCCTGAGCCCTCTCGCCCTGCCCGTGCCTCCCCTGCGCGCCCGGAACTCGCCGTCCTCGGCCTCGTGCTCCTGATCCCCCGCGCTGCCgtactcctcctcctccatcagCCCGGGGGACCTGAAATCCCCCAGGAGCTCCGGGGAGCCGAACCCCGCTGCGCGCCGCCCGCCGGGCTCCCAGCAATCCGAGGAGGGGCCGTAATCCCGGTACTCCTGCTGCCCGTACTCCCGGCCGTGGGGAGCGGGGCGCTGCCCAAACTCCCTGCTGGGGGCGGCCGCACGGCCGAATTTCCTGTAATCCTGGCCAAACTCCCGCTCCCGGGGCGCAGGGCGGGAGAAGCGTCCGTGGAAATAATTCTCCTtgcggggcagggggctggcGGCGCGGTAGGAAGGGCCGGGGTAGCTCTGCCCGGGGTAATCCTCCCCGGGGTAGCTTTCCCCGGGGTAGTTCTCCCCTGGATACTCCTCCCCGGGGCAGCTCTCCCCAGGGTAATCCTCCCCGGGCTCCTGGCTCCAGTCCTGGTGCTGGCAGTTGGCCGGAGGGAAGCGCCCGTCGTGCTGGAAGCTCTCGTGGtagcggggccggggcagccgggagggagctgggcagaggaatTAAACCAGAGGGTGAAAAGAGTCAAAATGGGGAGATTTCTGTGGGAAATCCACGTCAGCACATTCCCATCCCCGTACTCCAATCCCTAAGTTCAAGAGCTCAAGTTCTCCTCCAAACcaaatttttccttctcatctTGGTCTTCTACTTGAGACACAAAACCCACCAGAACTCTGAACTTTCAGCTTTCCCAGAATTTATAAATTGTCAAAGACATCCAAGCTTTGGCCAATCCCCACCTCGCCACCCAGCCCAGAATTCCCATTCCACAGCTGGACAGGAACTCGGATTTTCTGCAAACTCAACCACAATTCTCTCGTTACCGCAGGAAATTCTCATTACCCAAGACCCTTGTTCCCCAGTCCCAGAGGTTCAATTCAGAAAGTAAAGaatacttggaaaaaaaaatagaagtgttTAATATGAATGATTTCTTCGGGGCTCATGCAACTCTAAAAATAGCCAGACTTCATTTTAAAGCTCTCTTGTGAATGTCCATCCCTGGGAATGCAACCCAAGTGTCTTGCTGGGCATTTTACATCCCAAATCTCGGGACCACCATTTGCGTTACGTTCATGAGGTCAATGCCCTGCTTTgagcttttttccccaaaaacaGCACCAAGCACAAAGACCCAAAGGCTTCCAGGGCACTCCTGCATTTATTTAACTTCTAATCCATGACCAGAATtccatcctgcagccctggagaccCGCCTGGACCCGGACCCGCTCTGCCATGCTGAAGACAATTCCTTTGTctcaattcccattttttatccCCGTTCCGGTGCCAGTCCTTGCCCAGCTGTTCTGCTGCCTCTTCCATTAAAACGGATGTGGAAAAACAGCGGCGCCAGGccaataaataaattaattaattaattaattaatcaataAATGGCAGGCGCTGCCGGGCTGCTCCCGCCATCCCGGCTCTCCTACCTGGGAAACGATGGCCGGGATCCCCCGCGGCACCGCTCCGGTACCGCTTCACCTTGTCCTGCACCACGGCCTCGAACGAGTCGCGGGTGATCCTCCGAGAGGCCATCTTCCCCTCACGGTACCGGGCACGGCCTGCCGCGGGCCCGGGCTCCCGCCGCGGCCTGAGGGGAGGCGCAGCCTGAGGGGAGCCGCACGCttccccgccgccccccgcgcaGCGCCGGGAGGAGCAACCGGAGCCGGAgcccgagcccggcccgccCTCACCGAGGcggccccggcgccgccgccgcctcccgccaCACCGGGGCCTCCCgctggccacgccccctccccGGTAGACACGCCCCTCCCGCTGATGGCCACGCCCCTCCCGGAGACACCGGGTGGACACGCCCCCCTAGGCCACGCCCCCGCACCGGTATAACCACGCCTTTCTTCCGCACGGGCCACGCCTCCTCACGCGTTAACCACGCCCCCGCGTCCCTCCCCCTCCCGCCGCGCCTGCGCTGCGCGGAGCCGTGCGGGCGGGCGCGGGACGCTGCCGGTAAGCGGGACGGGAGCGAGGGGAGCGGGCCGCGGCCTCCCGCTCTGAGGGACCCGCCGCTGCCCTGCGGGCGCGCCCGGGCACGCTGCGCCTACTGCGCGTGCGTGGGAGCGGCGCGCGTGCGCGTTGCCGCCCTCCGCGTTCTTTTTCGCTCGGCGTGAGGGCGAGCGGTGCGAATTGGGGCCGCGGCGCACGCGCAGAGGGCACGTACGGCGGCCGAGCGGGGCCGTCCCGCCCTCGCCTTTTgtgcggcgggggcggccggcgGGAGCCCAGGTGGGTCGTgaggggcagcggggccgcgGGTGCGCCCGGAGCTCCCCCGGCACCGCCGCCTCCCTGCGGGGCTCTCTCCGCGTCTCTGGGAGCTGCGGGGCCCGCTGAGGGCTGTGGGATGCGCCGGGGCCCGGGGGAAGCAGGGCAGGGCGGGCTGAGGGCCGGGGCCGTGAGCGGGCGCGGTGCCCTCAGCGCTGCAGCGAGAGCCCCGTCACGGTGGCAACTCTGAAACCCCACGGAAATccagaaatgctgctgaaatGCCTCCTTATCCCTCTTCCCTGCTGTCCTTTCCCCATTAACTAAAACAGCGGCCGTGCCTTTGAGCAGCGGGTATCTGATTCAGAGTTCTGAGCCTTTGTCTGCGGGAGGAACCGGCCCCTTGCTCGGGCTCTGCTGAAAGGTTTTAGGCATTGAGAAGGTTTTACACCAAACGAGCCGTGCCTCTGTCAGCAGCAGGACACCGAGGCGGCCCCAGCCCGTGCCGGCACCATGGGCTCCAAGCAGATCGCCCAGGAGACGTTCGATGAGGCGGTGCAGGAGAACATCACCGAGTTCGAGATGGAGCCCGAGGAGGCTGTGAGAGAAGCCGTGCTGCAGTTCGAGGCCCAAGGTACCGTGCActctgcaggctgggctctTTTACACATCCTCAGGGTTTAAAGGAGTCCCGCAGGCAGAGGTGGGTCGTGCAGCATTGGAAAGGAGCCTTTGTGAAATGGAGCAGAGACACCGTTAATGCTGACCTGCTTTTGTGGATTAATTATGACTGCAAAACTGCTTAGAGGGAAGCTGGAAGGCAAAATTTGGTCAGTGAAattaaattccttctttttgcCCCCCTCAACTGACATCTAGCTTTGTTCCAGGCAGAATCTGGCCTTACAGTCAGAATTGAACATTTCAGCATGTTTACAAGTTCATCTTTGTTCTCTGTGGTTACCTTGGCAGCTTTTCCCTAGAACTGGAACTGATACTGTTTATTTGACTCCAATTGTCCTGGAACCAGTATTAaacttggttttatttccccttttagGTGTGGACCTGAGCAATATTGTGAAGGCTGTACGACCTCCTGCCTCTGAGAACGGGCAAAGGGAAAAGCACCAAATCCTGCTGGTAGGAGCACAGattgctgctctctctctctcagggttatataataataataacataaATACTAGGCCAACTTCTGTCTCTGCCCCATTTCTCTGGGAGCTCTTCAGGCAGTTAATCCTATTTATTCTGCAAATATAAAACATTCCAGGAGCACCTTGCGCTTtgcagggagggctctgtgTAGGTGAGCTgggctcaggctctgctcctggggcaggacaggagggaacagcctcagggtgtgccaggggaggctcaggtgGGACATGTGGAGGGATTTCCTCGTGGGGAGGGtgctcagggctgcccagggaggtttggggtccccgtccctggaggtgtcccatgGGTGACAGGAggtggctctgggctggggacacggtggggaTCAGCCTCACttagcccaggctgctccaagctctgtccagcctggctgtggacacttgcagagctgggatgaGCTGGTTAGACCCAGTTCAGCTGGTTCTGGTGCccaggggagctgtggcagtggtggcacagggagccccagtccctgcagggGTTGTGTGCGCAAATCCCGATCACCATAAACCACCGCTCCCATTACTCCAAACTGATTTCCAGCCTCAGAACCCCCACGCTGCTGTTCCTCCTGAGCCCTTCAGGTGCAGCACTAACCCTCGGTGCGTCCCCCAGACCCCGGGCACGGGGAGCCCCTGTCCCGGCAGGGGCTGTGTGCGCGAATCCCGATCACCATAAACCACCGCTCCCTTTACCCCAGACCGagttccagccccagaacccccACCCCGCTCTTCCCCCTGCACGCTGAGGTGCAGCACTAACCCTCGGTGTGTCCCGCAGACCCTGgagagcctggccagggccGTGGCAGAGCAGGACGTGGCGCAGCTGCCGCAGCAGCTGGCGGCGCTGGCGGCGCAGTGCAAGGAGCAGCTCGCCTTCCGCTGCCTGGCCGGCCGCCACGGCGCCTACGCCGCGGTGCTGTCGGCCTGCCGGCTGGCCGCgggggacagggagctgctgctgcgggCCCTGGCCGCGCTGGCCGCCCTGCTGGACGGGCAGCCGGACCTGCTGGAcgcggcggggcgggagctGCTGCTGCGGAGCCtgcgggagcggcgcggggaCGCCGAGCTGACGCTGGCCGGGATCCGCTGCGTGCGCCACGCCTGCCTCAAGCACGAGCACAACAGGCAGGCCTTCGTGCGGGGCGGCGTGCTGCCCGCGCTCACCGGGGCCATCACCGGGGCCATCACCGGGGCCCTCGCCCGGCGCGGCAGCGCCGCCGAGCTCGTCAGGACCGCCGCCTCGGCCCTCAGGGTCATGACCTTCGACGATGACATCCGAGTGCCCTTCGGGCACGCCCACGACCACGCCAAGATGATCGTGCTGGAGAACGACGGGCTGAGAGTCCTCATCGAGGCTGCTAAAGGTGAAAGGGACCTGGGGATGCTGATCCTCGTGGGGAGCACCTGGGGTTTCTTCTCACTGTCTCTGGAATCACTTGTGATTTCTTCTCAGGAATCACTTGTGGTTTCTTCTCACTATCTCAGGAATCACTTGCGGTTTCTTCTCACTATATCAGGAATCACTTGTGGTTTCTTCTCTGGAATCACTCATGATTTCTTCTCCCATTGTCTCAGGAATCCCTTATGATTTCTCTTCTCCCATTCTCTGATTTCTTCTCTCATTGTCATAACTTGAAGCTCATTCATGGAGGTGATTAAAGAATTTGTAACTCAACTGGGGTTTAGTTCTATCCCTGAAATGTGCCCTGAGAGAGCCAGAAAGTGCCACTGTGGTGCTGCTGATAGCCTGTGGGGCAGTCAGATGATCAAAACAGTTTTTCAGTGTATTTAGGAAGTTTTACAGGCTCAGGGCCCTCTGGTCTCTGCTCACTGCCTCTGGTCCAGAGAGGACATTGTGAACAAAGTGAGCAGGTGTCATCTCCCCTGCTTTAATACATAGAACAAAATGCAGTGTTCCCTGCGTAATTAACCAAAGTAAACCCCGTTAATGGTGCAGTAATGACTGCATCCCTCTCTCCTCCGCAGCCTTCAGGGATAACT
The DNA window shown above is from Ammospiza caudacuta isolate bAmmCau1 chromosome 28, bAmmCau1.pri, whole genome shotgun sequence and carries:
- the SUGP2 gene encoding SURP and G-patch domain-containing protein 2 — its product is MVPARAGAASGKMASRRITRDSFEAVVQDKVKRYRSGAAGDPGHRFPAPSRLPRPRYHESFQHDGRFPPANCQHQDWSQEPGEDYPGESCPGEDYPGPSYRAASPLPRKENYFHGRFSRPAPREREFGQDYRKFGRAAAPSREFGQRPAPHGREYGQQEYRDYGPSSDCWEPGGRRAAGFGSPELLGDFRSPGLMEEEEYGSAGDQEHEAEDGEFRARRGGTGRARGLRGKRLSRGVLKAKVFKGDLKSPLKKWSVKKAQPGLDPKALEQPLEVGEQRPGPLQQHPKLPPHPVAPQRAVLRLPKPAHVFRSLSLDPVDKSDIFSTFGMEIIRWAGFHAVRSDAEFSRLFGALFELETETCAKMLASFKCSLRPEHRDYCFFTIKSLQHAALKTPKVDNEFLNMLLDKGAVKTKNCFFEIIKPFDKYIMRLQDRLLKGVTPLLMACNAYELSLKTNGFGSPREMAGAFETTVSLCRKSLALLGQTFALASGFRQEKILEAVGLQEMAPAPTAFPNFDDSTLFGREYIEHLKAWLDKSGCPIQMRQAGAGAGEQLRAASPEARAPQRADRRVLDTIEQLVSSIVAGTLSAKDRNAQKNSPEYWFLSEEDSLEYKYYRLRLSEVQRSSLAGEAAAPEALRAMLYARRVASIKRRLFKRKKPPGLVPARARRVRRASTGTQTLLSAGTGVKHPEQHLSAGTGVKCSDRNLGLAQPGPGATCAPQGASSSCQVPVAAEGRADPEGLAADPELLPALGSQFADVDAKTMETAEKLARFVAQVGPEIEQFSIDNSADNPELWFLQDQTSPAFKFYRMKVLELCPSITFSPEAAEAARAAGTALDTEEDDEEEEEEEEEEEEEEEEEEEEAEFEPSQADEEDEDDEEAVAAGRRVTELEEEVVSVAGEEVSGGDVQPRGRSDGAVPTLSTQAPPGPGPGARFPRKRVSSKSLRVGLIPAPKRICLVQEPKVHEPVRIAYDRPRGCPVTKKKKKPRALEVPQKRLSPRNVGFQMLQRMGWQEGHGLGTRGRGIREPLHLGATSAGEGLGVAGEENQEDAFDIFRQRMIQMYRQKRANK
- the ARMC6 gene encoding armadillo repeat-containing protein 6 isoform X1, which gives rise to MGSKQIAQETFDEAVQENITEFEMEPEEAVREAVLQFEAQGVDLSNIVKAVRPPASENGQREKHQILLTLESLARAVAEQDVAQLPQQLAALAAQCKEQLAFRCLAGRHGAYAAVLSACRLAAGDRELLLRALAALAALLDGQPDLLDAAGRELLLRSLRERRGDAELTLAGIRCVRHACLKHEHNRQAFVRGGVLPALTGAITGAITGALARRGSAAELVRTAASALRVMTFDDDIRVPFGHAHDHAKMIVLENDGLRVLIEAAKAFRDNSAVLSELCATLSRLSVRNEFCQEIVDLGGLNFMVTLLADCMEHADVVKQVLSAIRAMAGNDDVKDALVDAGATELIVLAISHHLGNPQICEQGCAALCVLALRKPENCSVIVEGGGALAALQAMKAHPREVAVQPLVTPCPCVRPQKQACMLIRNWVSRSREL
- the ARMC6 gene encoding armadillo repeat-containing protein 6 isoform X2 produces the protein MGSKQIAQETFDEAVQENITEFEMEPEEAVREAVLQFEAQGVDLSNIVKAVRPPASENGQREKHQILLTLESLARAVAEQDVAQLPQQLAALAAQCKEQLAFRCLAGRHGAYAAVLSACRLAAGDRELLLRALAALAALLDGQPDLLDAAGRELLLRSLRERRGDAELTLAGIRCVRHACLKHEHNRQAFVRGGVLPALTGAITGAITGALARRGSAAELVRTAASALRVMTFDDDIRVPFGHAHDHAKMIVLENDGLRVLIEAAKAFRDNSAVLSELCATLSRLSVRNEFCQEIVDLGGLNFMVTLLADCMEHADVVKQVLSAIRAMAGNDDVKDALVDAGATELIVLAISHHLGNPQICEQGCAALCVLALRKPENCSVIVEGGGALAALQAMKAHPREVAVQKQACMLIRNLVSRSRELCGPILALGAEVLIAEARAAHRDCDDVARAALRDLGCQVELRELWTGQRGGLAQ